A genomic segment from Chloracidobacterium sp. encodes:
- a CDS encoding peroxiredoxin — protein sequence MPNVGDTAPDFSLVANDGKTYSLSQFRGRRHVVLVFYPGDDTPTCTAQLCDYRDGWSEFQALDAVILGVSTNDMTAHKKFAEKFGFPFPLLEDPNRELCKAYGVLMLGGLLPVANRAVFIIDKQGVIRYRHVETLPIFRRSRAELLAELRKIAA from the coding sequence ATGCCAAATGTAGGAGACACCGCGCCGGATTTCTCGTTGGTCGCCAATGACGGCAAAACCTATTCACTTAGTCAGTTTCGCGGCAGGCGACACGTCGTGCTGGTGTTTTATCCCGGCGACGACACGCCGACCTGCACGGCGCAGTTGTGCGACTACCGCGACGGCTGGAGCGAGTTCCAAGCGCTTGATGCGGTGATTCTCGGCGTCAGCACCAACGACATGACCGCGCACAAGAAGTTCGCCGAAAAGTTCGGCTTCCCGTTCCCGCTGCTTGAAGACCCGAACCGGGAGCTTTGCAAAGCATACGGCGTGCTGATGTTGGGCGGCCTGCTGCCGGTGGCGAACCGCGCCGTGTTCATCATTGACAAGCAAGGCGTCATCCGCTACCGCCACGTTGAGACCCTCCCCATTTTTAGACGCAGCCGGGCGGAACTGCTTGCCGAATTGCGCAAGATCGCCGCGTAG
- a CDS encoding molybdopterin-dependent oxidoreductase — protein MELVTLTIDGKTYQAPKGMLLLEFCASQGIEIPNFCYYPDLASQAACRMCLVRIEKVPKLATACTVTITDGMVVAASSDEVIEARKGMLDFILGNHPLDCPVCDKGGQCELQDMAFRHGAVYADYNVAKNAKEERRLSPFIAYDEQRCVKCYRCVRVCEDWMDVHALTKIFRGTKEVIGFYGQDLHCEQCGNCVEVCPVGALLSVDSRFKARPWDLHEQQTTCSFCADGCQLKLGVRGNKYVRATSKDLTGVNGEFLCVKGRYGSAYISNPARLTTPLIRHGDELKPASWDDAVAMAARLLGEVHAKQGGRAVAVVGSPRLTNEANFALARFGRALDTPHIAHFRTVELGDFYAHLSAPLATHDDIKRATTIVQIGGDPTEDSPLTGFAMRYAKRKYGARILVVNQRATKIARRQADIFLHVRPDGESAVVRALFEEAALDAMAALAGVDAADLRALREAVTTAERLVVIVGREVRGAALRAVAQIRALTKPDATVRLLALADDNNSAGAFDMGLTADAAQLEADFGRTIQAAYFAGADPITNVGDRWGVALARLQCLVVSELFMTETAKLAHVVFPAMSYAEQDGTFTNHAGQVQRVARVVESGGTGRPDWLIVQSLARAMRLDVKAKGSAAALLGDIATEVPGYAGVSFAAIKQAPKSAYQLSRPLTAITDLDDLCAALREQTALIDAHAPHDRRIVVMGEGLFARGTLLRHVKVFDDAQPFWAAHRGEWEMMNLEDDFAVAAD, from the coding sequence ATGGAACTTGTCACGCTGACGATTGACGGCAAGACCTACCAAGCCCCAAAGGGCATGCTGCTGCTGGAGTTTTGCGCTTCACAGGGCATTGAGATTCCCAACTTTTGCTACTACCCCGACCTCGCCTCACAGGCCGCCTGCCGGATGTGCTTGGTGCGTATTGAAAAGGTTCCGAAACTCGCTACGGCCTGCACGGTGACGATCACCGACGGCATGGTGGTGGCGGCGAGTTCTGATGAAGTCATCGAAGCCCGCAAGGGCATGCTTGACTTCATTCTCGGCAACCACCCACTGGACTGCCCAGTGTGCGACAAAGGCGGGCAGTGCGAGTTACAGGACATGGCGTTTCGCCACGGCGCGGTCTACGCCGATTACAACGTCGCTAAAAACGCCAAGGAAGAACGTCGCCTTTCTCCCTTCATCGCCTACGACGAGCAGCGGTGCGTGAAGTGCTATCGCTGCGTGCGCGTGTGCGAAGATTGGATGGACGTTCATGCGCTGACCAAAATCTTTCGCGGTACGAAGGAAGTCATCGGCTTTTACGGCCAAGACCTGCACTGTGAACAGTGCGGCAACTGTGTGGAAGTCTGTCCGGTCGGGGCGCTACTCTCCGTAGATTCGCGCTTCAAGGCGCGGCCGTGGGACCTGCACGAACAACAAACCACTTGCTCGTTTTGCGCCGACGGCTGCCAACTGAAACTTGGCGTACGCGGCAACAAGTACGTACGGGCGACCTCGAAAGACCTGACGGGCGTCAACGGCGAGTTTTTGTGCGTGAAGGGAAGGTACGGAAGCGCCTACATTTCAAATCCGGCGCGGCTGACGACGCCCCTCATTCGCCATGGCGACGAACTGAAACCTGCAAGCTGGGACGATGCCGTAGCGATGGCGGCGCGTCTGCTCGGCGAGGTGCATGCCAAGCAAGGTGGTCGCGCCGTAGCCGTTGTCGGCTCGCCGCGACTCACAAACGAAGCCAACTTTGCTTTAGCGCGTTTCGGTCGCGCGCTTGACACACCCCACATCGCTCATTTCCGCACTGTCGAGTTAGGCGACTTCTACGCGCACCTTTCCGCGCCGTTGGCGACACACGACGACATCAAACGGGCGACGACCATTGTGCAAATCGGCGGCGACCCAACCGAAGACAGTCCGTTGACGGGCTTTGCCATGCGCTACGCTAAGCGGAAGTACGGCGCGCGGATTCTGGTCGTCAATCAACGTGCGACCAAGATTGCCCGCCGTCAGGCAGACATCTTCCTGCATGTCCGTCCCGATGGGGAAAGCGCCGTCGTCCGGGCGTTGTTTGAGGAAGCCGCGTTGGACGCGATGGCGGCGCTCGCCGGTGTGGACGCGGCCGATCTGCGGGCGCTGCGTGAAGCCGTTACGACAGCTGAGCGGTTGGTCGTCATTGTCGGACGTGAAGTGCGCGGCGCAGCGTTGCGCGCCGTTGCGCAAATTCGCGCCTTGACGAAGCCGGACGCGACCGTGCGCCTGCTGGCGCTGGCCGATGACAACAACTCGGCCGGGGCCTTCGATATGGGACTGACGGCGGACGCCGCCCAACTCGAAGCCGACTTCGGTCGGACGATCCAAGCCGCATACTTCGCCGGCGCCGATCCCATCACCAACGTGGGTGATCGGTGGGGCGTGGCGCTGGCGCGGCTTCAGTGTTTGGTCGTCAGCGAATTGTTCATGACGGAAACCGCCAAACTCGCTCACGTTGTGTTTCCGGCGATGAGCTACGCCGAACAGGACGGCACGTTCACCAACCATGCCGGACAGGTGCAGCGCGTAGCCCGTGTGGTGGAAAGCGGCGGGACGGGACGCCCTGACTGGCTGATTGTTCAATCGCTGGCCAGAGCCATGCGGCTGGATGTCAAAGCCAAAGGTTCGGCCGCCGCCTTGCTTGGCGACATTGCGACAGAGGTTCCCGGCTATGCGGGCGTGAGTTTCGCCGCCATCAAGCAAGCCCCCAAGAGCGCATACCAACTGTCGCGTCCGCTCACAGCGATCACGGACCTCGATGACCTGTGCGCCGCGCTGCGGGAGCAAACAGCGCTCATTGACGCGCATGCGCCCCACGACCGACGGATCGTGGTAATGGGCGAGGGATTGTTTGCGCGGGGTACGCTGCTGCGCCACGTCAAGGTGTTTGACGACGCACAGCCGTTCTGGGCGGCGCATCGCGGCGAATGGGAAATGATGAACCTTGAAGACGACTTCGCCGTCGCCGCCGACTGA
- a CDS encoding peptidoglycan-binding protein encodes MKRRFIRNVAASFGLVVLSGALWPALPSGRLGLSGVVFAQRVREIVVPTGTVLRVQMDRTISSRTARVGDTFTATVFEPVIVDGRTAIPQGTQVQGRVTQVQPAERRGRSGAIAVEFDRIIFANGVSRDMRASLTSLDPSEREQIDSEGRARGESSTKRNVIFIGSGAGAGAAIGAIAGGGKGAAIGAGIGAAAGILGALLSKGQEAQVKSGYRFGVELDQPLRVPSDTSSGGSSGGAGNTGSWDDYGWDPARGEYTAADIVRRAQTELRRQGFYEGDITGNLGQLTRQAIGEFQRQQGLPFTRRLDRETARALGILFSGRDTANPGGADDDFGYGYDRNAGEYTAVDIVRRAQTELRREGLYRGRITGQLDAETRQAIERFQAERNLRPTGRLDRETAVAMGVVY; translated from the coding sequence ATGAAACGTCGCTTTATCCGAAATGTAGCCGCTAGCTTCGGCTTAGTCGTACTCTCCGGCGCGCTATGGCCGGCGTTGCCATCCGGTCGCCTGGGTCTATCCGGCGTTGTTTTCGCCCAACGTGTTCGGGAGATTGTCGTCCCGACCGGCACAGTGTTGCGTGTGCAAATGGACCGAACGATCTCATCGCGGACGGCGCGCGTTGGCGATACATTTACAGCTACTGTCTTTGAGCCAGTAATTGTGGATGGACGGACGGCGATTCCGCAGGGGACGCAGGTCCAAGGCCGCGTGACACAGGTGCAACCTGCCGAACGGCGCGGACGCTCTGGGGCAATTGCCGTAGAGTTTGATCGCATCATCTTCGCCAACGGCGTATCACGCGATATGCGCGCCTCACTGACCAGCCTTGATCCGAGTGAGCGCGAACAAATTGACAGCGAAGGCCGAGCGCGCGGTGAAAGCTCAACCAAGCGAAATGTCATTTTTATCGGCAGCGGCGCAGGCGCGGGCGCAGCAATCGGTGCAATTGCCGGTGGCGGCAAAGGGGCGGCGATTGGTGCCGGCATTGGCGCAGCGGCTGGCATCCTCGGTGCGCTGCTTTCCAAGGGACAGGAAGCGCAGGTGAAGAGCGGTTATCGCTTCGGTGTGGAACTCGATCAGCCGCTGCGTGTGCCGAGCGACACGAGCAGCGGCGGAAGTAGTGGGGGAGCAGGCAATACTGGCAGCTGGGATGATTATGGCTGGGACCCCGCCCGTGGCGAGTATACCGCCGCCGATATTGTCCGCCGGGCTCAAACCGAACTGCGGCGGCAGGGCTTTTACGAGGGTGACATCACCGGCAACTTAGGCCAGCTCACCCGTCAGGCAATTGGCGAGTTTCAGCGTCAGCAAGGTTTACCGTTTACGCGCCGCCTCGACCGCGAAACGGCGCGTGCCCTAGGCATCCTTTTTAGCGGCAGGGATACGGCGAATCCCGGCGGTGCAGACGACGACTTTGGCTATGGCTATGACCGCAACGCCGGGGAGTACACCGCCGTTGACATCGTCCGCCGGGCGCAGACCGAGCTGCGCCGTGAAGGCCTGTATAGGGGACGCATTACGGGCCAGTTAGACGCCGAAACCCGCCAAGCCATCGAGCGTTTTCAGGCGGAACGAAATCTACGACCGACCGGCCGGCTTGACCGTGAAACGGCCGTAGCCATGGGCGTGGTTTATTAG
- a CDS encoding sigma-70 family RNA polymerase sigma factor, with protein sequence MSPASDLPIPLLSPAVETTAAEAAPSLSAAEAELLDGVRTGSHAAFEVLVAAHQRALYNLLLRVLGDPEDAADVLQETFLSAYRGARAFRGDCDLRTWLYRIAVNRAANHRRWWRYRRRAVTLSLDAEPDDGTPSLAETLVAPNADPEQHALWRERHAQVLAALSRLKFAFRVAVVMRDVRGMSYEEIAAALELSVGTVKSRIARGRAMLRAALEAAARKEGGR encoded by the coding sequence ATGTCGCCAGCTTCTGACCTTCCCATCCCACTGCTTTCGCCGGCGGTCGAGACGACGGCGGCGGAAGCCGCGCCGTCGCTTTCGGCGGCGGAAGCTGAGTTGTTGGATGGCGTGCGCACTGGGTCGCATGCCGCCTTTGAGGTCTTGGTGGCGGCGCATCAGCGGGCGCTGTACAACCTGTTGCTGCGGGTACTGGGCGACCCGGAGGACGCCGCCGACGTGCTGCAGGAAACTTTCCTCAGCGCCTATCGCGGCGCGCGCGCGTTTCGCGGCGACTGCGACCTGCGGACATGGCTGTACCGGATTGCCGTCAACCGGGCGGCGAATCATCGGCGCTGGTGGCGCTATCGGCGGCGCGCGGTCACCCTTTCGCTCGACGCCGAACCGGACGACGGGACGCCGTCGTTGGCGGAGACACTAGTGGCGCCCAACGCCGACCCGGAACAACACGCTCTGTGGCGCGAACGGCACGCGCAGGTGCTGGCGGCGTTGTCCCGGCTCAAGTTTGCGTTTCGGGTGGCGGTCGTAATGCGCGATGTGCGCGGAATGAGTTACGAAGAGATTGCCGCCGCGCTGGAGCTTTCGGTTGGGACGGTCAAATCGCGGATTGCGCGCGGACGGGCGATGTTGCGTGCGGCGCTGGAGGCGGCGGCGCGCAAGGAGGGTGGGCGATGA